The following proteins come from a genomic window of Aquimarina sp. MAR_2010_214:
- a CDS encoding site-specific integrase: MKVHLRKKKLKTGKQSLYIEYYKGIQTLANGKIKHLRDYEYLQLYLVDNPKSASEKKKNREQFELAEQILAIRKAEVYQGKYRIQNNHIGKTTLLGFYEKKKEERYQTKGNYDNWDAAQKHLEQYSPSHITFNDIDVDFIKGFKKHLDTVAVTKSKKNLSQNTKHTYFNKFKACLNAAFDEGYLKENLIKKVKGFSMGESTREYLTCDELQKLSQTPCAIPLLKRAFLFSALTGIRWSDVNKLKWSEVREEGNDDVGKAIFRIVFQQKKTEGVEYLYISQQARELLGERKDTEERVFKGLRYSAYMNLQLLRWCMFSGITKHITFHSARHTNAVLLLENGADIYTVSKRLGHKEIRTTEIYAKIIDKKMKEAANSIPVLKISNN; this comes from the coding sequence ATAAAAGTTCACTTAAGGAAGAAAAAATTAAAAACTGGAAAGCAGAGTCTATATATAGAATATTATAAAGGTATACAAACTCTTGCTAATGGAAAAATTAAACACCTCAGGGATTACGAATACCTACAACTTTATTTAGTAGACAATCCAAAATCTGCTTCTGAAAAGAAAAAGAACCGAGAACAATTTGAACTTGCTGAGCAAATCCTTGCTATACGAAAAGCAGAAGTTTATCAAGGAAAGTATAGAATTCAAAACAATCATATTGGTAAAACAACCCTATTGGGTTTTTACGAAAAGAAGAAAGAAGAGCGTTACCAAACAAAGGGTAATTATGACAATTGGGATGCTGCTCAAAAGCATCTAGAACAATATTCCCCTTCCCATATTACTTTTAATGACATTGATGTAGATTTTATAAAAGGTTTCAAAAAACATCTTGATACGGTTGCTGTAACTAAAAGTAAAAAGAACCTATCTCAAAATACTAAGCATACTTATTTCAATAAATTCAAGGCTTGTTTGAATGCCGCTTTTGATGAAGGGTATTTGAAAGAAAATCTTATTAAAAAAGTTAAGGGGTTTTCAATGGGAGAATCCACTAGGGAATATCTTACTTGTGACGAGCTTCAAAAACTATCACAAACCCCTTGTGCCATTCCATTATTAAAACGAGCTTTTCTTTTTTCAGCCCTTACCGGGATCAGATGGTCTGATGTTAATAAATTAAAATGGTCGGAAGTGCGAGAAGAAGGTAATGATGATGTTGGTAAAGCAATATTTCGAATTGTATTTCAACAGAAGAAAACAGAAGGCGTAGAATATTTGTATATCTCACAACAGGCTAGGGAACTCTTGGGAGAACGAAAGGATACTGAAGAGCGTGTATTTAAAGGGCTTCGTTATAGCGCTTATATGAATCTTCAGTTACTCCGTTGGTGTATGTTTTCTGGCATTACCAAGCACATTACATTTCATTCGGCAAGACACACGAATGCGGTTCTGTTATTGGAAAATGGAGCAGACATTTATACGGTTTCAAAGCGTTTAGGTCATAAAGAAATTCGAACTACAGAGATATATGCAAAAATCATTGATAAGAAGATGAAAGAGGCAGCCAATAGTATTCCTGTCTTAAAAATTTCTAATAATTAG
- the gltB gene encoding glutamate synthase large subunit: protein MMKKQGMYLPEFEHDACGAGFICSLEGKKSNDIIHKALEILEKLEHRGAVSADGKTGDGAGILIDIPHDFFIEHCDFELPAAGEYAVSNVFLPKKENQRQFCIDTFEQNIIDQGLVLLGWRDVPVDHIHIGEIAATTEPFIKQIFIGKENEDQNYFDFNLKLFIARKITEHTIYESKLSESKFFYLPSLSTKTLIFKGLLMPEDIKLYYKDLLNPKVVTRLALVHQRFSTNTFPTWDLAQPFRYMCHNGEINTLRGNITRMRSREELLESDWFGEDIKKILPVVLKGKSDSASMDMVVELLLMTGRSLPEVMMMMVPEAWEKNPEMSEVKKAFYEYNSCSMEPWDGPASIPFTDGNYIGAVLDRNGLRPSRYSVTKDGYVIMSSETGVVDLKPDNIEYHGRLEPGKMFLVNMGEGRIVNDEEIKEEIAAKHPYREWLDKNLVHLRDIPYNDCPLFLGEETVAKRKEVFGYTQEDIDTIISPMGQLGKEPIGSMGSDTPIAILSERPQLIYNYFKQLFAQVTNPPLDGIREELITDISLTLGADHNIFSIHEKHCNKLKIQNPVISKEDLDKIKTYTGKGFKSTSIPMLYNINKGLNGLEDALEIMLKNVSEAIDEGTNIIILSDRNVSKHRAPIPALLACSYVNSGLQKLGKRSKVSTIIESAEPREVHHFALLFGYGASAINPYMVNEIIREEIKEDNISGLTFEDAIYNYNKAVGKGVLKVMNKIGISTLNSYRSSQLFECIGINTKVVDQYFPNTATRIEGIGLYEIEKEISKRHKRAYIRQEVAGNLSLEIGGQYRWRRNGEKHQFNPLSVAKLQKSVRDNDSKTYAEYAKLINEQSKALMTIRGMLEFSNYDPISIDEVEPWTEIVKRFKTGAMSYGSISKEAHENLAIAMNRIGGKSNSGEGGESPLRFYKDVNGDWKNSAIKQVASGRFGVSSNYLTNAAEIQIKMAQGAKPGEGGQLPGPKVNPEIAKTRNSTPYVGLISPPPHHDIYSIEDLSQLIYDLKSANRNARINVKLVSEVGVGTVAAGVAKAKADVVLISGFDGGTGASPLTSLKHAGLPWELGIAEAQQTLVGNNLRSRIVLECDGQLKTGRDVAIACLLGAEEFGFATAPLVASGCVMMRVCHLNTCPVGIATQNPELRKKFKGKPEHVVNYMYFVAQELREIMAQLGFRTINEMIGQVSKLNHKKAIDHYKAAGVDLTPILHQVEAPYGVDIYNTESQDHGLEKSIDFKIIEQAHPALFRKEKTALDFDICNTDRAVGAILSNEISKIYGAQGLPDNTLKLNFTGAAGQSFGAFATKGLTMVVNGNTNDYLGKGLSGAKLIIKVPEEATIIPENNVITGNVTLYGATAGEVYINGKAGERFCVRNSGAKAVVEGIGDHGCEYMTGGIAVILGEVGRNFGAGMSGGIAYIYDDKRTFEAHCNKEALNLDPVIEQNDVNELKGLIENHYNATLSPLVQRILENWESELSKFIKIFPEEYKQALKRLEEEKLAQA from the coding sequence ATGATGAAGAAACAAGGAATGTATCTACCAGAATTTGAGCATGACGCATGTGGTGCAGGATTCATTTGTAGCTTGGAAGGGAAAAAATCAAATGATATTATTCATAAAGCATTAGAAATTCTTGAAAAACTAGAGCATCGAGGTGCTGTAAGTGCCGATGGAAAGACAGGGGATGGAGCAGGAATCTTGATTGATATTCCGCATGATTTTTTTATTGAACATTGTGATTTTGAATTACCAGCAGCCGGAGAATACGCAGTAAGTAATGTTTTCTTACCTAAGAAAGAAAATCAAAGGCAATTTTGTATAGATACCTTCGAACAAAATATTATTGATCAAGGGCTTGTTTTATTAGGATGGAGAGATGTTCCTGTTGACCATATTCATATTGGTGAGATTGCAGCAACGACAGAACCATTTATAAAACAAATATTTATTGGTAAAGAAAATGAAGATCAAAATTATTTTGACTTCAATTTAAAACTATTTATAGCAAGGAAAATAACAGAGCATACCATATATGAATCCAAATTATCAGAAAGCAAGTTTTTCTATTTACCTAGCTTGTCGACAAAAACATTAATATTTAAAGGCTTATTGATGCCAGAGGATATTAAATTGTATTATAAGGATTTATTGAATCCAAAAGTAGTAACCCGATTAGCTTTGGTACATCAACGTTTCTCGACCAATACATTTCCAACCTGGGATCTAGCACAACCTTTTCGTTATATGTGTCATAATGGTGAGATTAATACCTTAAGAGGAAATATAACCAGAATGCGTTCTAGAGAAGAGCTATTGGAGAGCGATTGGTTTGGGGAAGATATTAAAAAGATACTTCCGGTGGTGTTAAAAGGTAAGTCAGATTCTGCTTCTATGGATATGGTTGTAGAGTTATTATTAATGACGGGGAGATCACTCCCTGAAGTAATGATGATGATGGTGCCAGAAGCTTGGGAGAAAAACCCAGAAATGTCTGAGGTTAAGAAAGCCTTTTATGAATATAATTCTTGTTCTATGGAGCCATGGGATGGCCCTGCATCAATTCCTTTTACAGATGGTAATTATATAGGAGCGGTGTTGGATAGAAATGGATTAAGACCTTCTCGTTATAGCGTAACCAAAGATGGTTATGTGATCATGTCTTCAGAAACAGGAGTGGTGGATCTTAAACCAGATAATATAGAATATCACGGTAGACTGGAGCCTGGAAAAATGTTCTTGGTGAACATGGGTGAAGGTAGAATTGTAAATGATGAAGAGATCAAAGAAGAGATTGCAGCAAAGCATCCTTATCGAGAATGGTTGGATAAAAATCTGGTGCATTTAAGGGATATACCGTATAATGATTGCCCTTTGTTTTTGGGCGAAGAAACCGTTGCCAAACGAAAAGAAGTATTTGGGTATACTCAAGAAGATATCGATACTATTATTTCTCCTATGGGGCAATTAGGAAAAGAACCTATTGGTTCTATGGGATCTGATACACCAATTGCAATACTTTCTGAGCGTCCGCAATTGATCTATAATTATTTTAAACAATTATTTGCCCAGGTTACTAATCCTCCATTAGATGGTATTCGCGAAGAATTGATTACCGATATCAGTCTAACGTTAGGAGCTGATCATAATATATTTAGTATTCATGAGAAACACTGCAACAAACTAAAAATCCAAAACCCTGTAATATCCAAAGAAGACTTAGATAAAATTAAAACCTATACAGGTAAAGGATTTAAATCTACTTCAATACCAATGTTGTATAACATTAACAAAGGATTAAATGGTCTTGAAGATGCATTAGAAATAATGCTCAAAAATGTATCAGAAGCTATTGATGAAGGAACAAATATAATTATACTTTCTGATAGAAATGTAAGCAAACACAGAGCCCCAATTCCTGCTTTGTTAGCGTGCTCTTATGTTAATAGTGGATTGCAAAAGTTAGGAAAACGATCAAAAGTCAGTACTATTATTGAATCTGCAGAACCAAGAGAAGTACATCACTTTGCTTTGCTATTTGGATATGGAGCTAGTGCGATTAATCCATACATGGTAAATGAGATCATACGAGAGGAAATAAAAGAAGATAATATTTCTGGACTTACTTTTGAAGATGCCATATATAACTATAATAAAGCGGTAGGTAAAGGAGTATTGAAAGTGATGAATAAAATAGGTATTTCTACCTTAAACTCATACAGAAGTTCTCAGTTGTTCGAATGTATTGGTATTAATACCAAGGTAGTGGATCAATATTTTCCGAATACCGCAACACGTATAGAAGGAATCGGGTTGTATGAAATCGAAAAAGAAATTTCTAAACGACATAAAAGAGCTTATATAAGACAGGAAGTGGCAGGTAATTTAAGTTTAGAAATAGGAGGGCAGTATCGATGGAGACGTAATGGAGAAAAACATCAGTTTAACCCTTTATCTGTTGCTAAACTACAAAAATCAGTTCGGGATAATGATTCTAAAACGTATGCAGAATATGCAAAATTGATTAACGAACAATCAAAGGCATTGATGACTATAAGGGGAATGTTGGAGTTTTCTAATTATGATCCGATTTCGATAGATGAGGTAGAGCCTTGGACAGAGATTGTAAAACGTTTTAAAACGGGAGCGATGTCATATGGATCTATTAGCAAAGAGGCTCATGAAAACCTTGCTATTGCAATGAACCGTATCGGAGGAAAAAGTAACTCTGGAGAAGGAGGGGAGAGTCCACTTCGTTTTTATAAAGATGTAAATGGAGATTGGAAAAACAGTGCAATTAAACAAGTAGCTTCTGGTCGATTTGGAGTATCATCAAACTATTTAACGAATGCTGCTGAGATTCAAATTAAAATGGCTCAGGGTGCTAAGCCAGGAGAAGGAGGGCAATTACCAGGGCCAAAAGTAAATCCTGAAATAGCCAAAACCCGTAATTCTACACCTTATGTAGGGTTAATTTCACCACCACCACATCATGATATTTATTCTATCGAAGATTTATCGCAGTTAATTTATGATCTGAAATCTGCAAATAGAAATGCAAGGATAAATGTAAAACTAGTGTCAGAAGTTGGTGTAGGAACCGTCGCAGCAGGAGTAGCCAAAGCAAAGGCAGATGTAGTACTAATTTCTGGATTTGATGGAGGTACCGGAGCATCACCATTAACATCTTTAAAGCATGCCGGACTTCCATGGGAACTAGGTATTGCAGAAGCGCAACAAACATTGGTTGGTAATAACCTACGTAGTCGTATTGTGCTAGAGTGTGACGGACAGTTAAAAACCGGTCGGGATGTTGCGATAGCATGCCTGTTGGGAGCAGAAGAATTTGGTTTCGCGACAGCACCTCTGGTAGCGTCAGGATGTGTAATGATGCGTGTGTGTCACTTGAATACCTGTCCGGTTGGTATCGCAACACAAAACCCAGAACTACGCAAAAAATTTAAAGGTAAACCAGAACATGTAGTAAATTATATGTATTTCGTAGCCCAAGAGTTGCGAGAGATTATGGCACAGCTAGGGTTTCGTACTATCAATGAAATGATAGGGCAAGTAAGTAAATTGAACCATAAAAAAGCCATTGACCATTATAAGGCTGCAGGAGTAGATCTTACTCCAATTCTTCATCAAGTAGAGGCACCTTATGGCGTGGATATCTATAATACCGAAAGTCAGGATCATGGTTTGGAGAAATCTATAGATTTTAAAATCATAGAACAAGCACACCCGGCGCTTTTCCGTAAAGAAAAAACAGCTTTAGATTTTGATATTTGTAATACCGATCGAGCTGTTGGAGCAATTCTAAGTAATGAAATATCAAAAATTTATGGAGCACAAGGATTACCTGATAATACTTTGAAATTGAACTTTACAGGAGCAGCCGGACAAAGCTTTGGAGCATTTGCAACCAAAGGATTAACGATGGTGGTTAATGGGAATACCAATGATTACCTGGGAAAAGGGCTTTCGGGAGCAAAACTCATTATTAAAGTACCCGAAGAAGCTACTATTATTCCTGAAAATAATGTAATTACTGGTAATGTAACTCTATATGGGGCTACAGCAGGAGAAGTGTATATTAATGGTAAAGCAGGAGAACGATTCTGTGTACGTAACTCTGGAGCAAAAGCAGTTGTTGAAGGGATTGGTGATCATGGATGTGAGTATATGACAGGAGGTATTGCAGTAATTCTAGGAGAAGTAGGAAGAAATTTTGGGGCAGGAATGTCTGGAGGTATTGCATATATCTATGATGACAAAAGAACATTTGAAGCACATTGCAATAAAGAAGCTTTAAATCTTGATCCTGTAATAGAGCAAAATGATGTAAATGAACTTAAAGGGTTAATAGAGAATCATTACAACGCTACTTTAAGTCCTTTGGTACAAAGAATTCTGGAAAACTGGGAGAGTGAATTATCAAAATTCATTAAGATTTTTCCAGAGGAATATAAACAGGCATTGAAACGATTAGAAGAAGAAAAACTAGCACAAGCATAA
- a CDS encoding trypsin-like peptidase domain-containing protein — MLIPFINFAQDELPRHYTKYNMEIKPDGNQSKSSSQIITQTISEKGATWLRLFLKDVNLGNKSTLTITSALDGATQTLTSTTIKDWKNTTAYFNGDKIILELTVAPGEEAIALTINEVGVGENDPTSKSQCGSSDDRVDSTDNAIGRIVPIGCTGWIITNGKLVTAGHCTGSRAQLIEFNVPKSNPDRSIVHPGPEDQYPIGNFVTDYVRGRPETDWAVFTASANSQTGKTPIQAQGKSFNVVQSAPGSNITITGFGTDTGIDNQTQQTHTGPLSSVDNTFVRYRTDTTGGNSGSPIIDTATGNAVGVHAYGGCSGSSGSNFGERATIPAFWNAMGLDGNPPPPTCVTLDFNDFQITSFSSQDRAGDFSVQNGGNALSLQNNTWKYIAMNYTVTSNTVIEFEFSSTSQGEIHAVGFENDNSLTSSRYFRVYGTQNYGVSNYDDYSGSGTKKYTIPVGNFYTGSMDRLVFINDNDAGSGNTSVFSNVKVYEGSCGQSATAENLIAELESATPVLGKDNENELSGLQLTPNPTKDSFSLYISKYATGNIYATIYTILGSKKGKIELRPGVNTISARNLSLGTGIYLIKVDGSDGSATKKLIVN; from the coding sequence ATGCTGATACCATTTATTAATTTTGCTCAAGATGAATTGCCTCGTCATTATACTAAGTATAATATGGAAATAAAACCTGATGGCAATCAAAGTAAAAGTAGTTCACAAATTATTACACAAACCATATCAGAAAAAGGCGCTACCTGGTTACGGTTGTTTCTTAAAGATGTAAACTTAGGAAACAAAAGCACATTAACCATTACATCTGCATTAGATGGTGCTACACAAACATTAACTTCAACAACTATTAAAGATTGGAAGAACACTACAGCTTATTTTAATGGTGATAAAATCATTCTAGAGTTAACTGTTGCTCCAGGAGAAGAAGCTATAGCTCTTACTATTAATGAGGTAGGAGTTGGTGAAAATGATCCAACATCAAAATCCCAATGTGGATCGTCTGATGATAGGGTAGATTCAACAGATAACGCAATCGGACGAATCGTTCCTATTGGTTGTACAGGTTGGATAATTACTAATGGTAAATTGGTTACTGCCGGACATTGTACAGGAAGCAGAGCGCAACTTATAGAATTTAATGTGCCTAAATCTAATCCAGATCGTAGTATAGTGCATCCAGGACCAGAAGATCAGTATCCTATAGGTAATTTTGTTACTGATTATGTTAGGGGAAGACCTGAAACCGATTGGGCTGTGTTTACTGCAAGCGCAAATTCGCAAACAGGTAAAACCCCTATCCAGGCACAAGGAAAATCATTTAATGTAGTGCAAAGTGCTCCTGGGAGTAATATAACAATAACTGGTTTTGGTACCGATACTGGTATTGATAACCAAACACAACAAACCCATACAGGACCATTATCATCTGTTGATAATACATTTGTTAGATATAGAACAGATACAACAGGTGGAAACTCAGGAAGTCCGATTATTGATACCGCAACAGGAAATGCGGTGGGTGTTCATGCGTATGGTGGATGCTCGGGATCAAGCGGTTCTAATTTTGGAGAAAGAGCAACAATACCTGCTTTTTGGAATGCCATGGGATTAGATGGAAATCCACCTCCTCCCACGTGTGTAACTCTTGATTTTAATGATTTTCAAATTACATCATTTTCAAGCCAGGATAGAGCGGGTGATTTTTCTGTGCAAAATGGAGGAAATGCATTATCCTTACAGAATAATACATGGAAATATATTGCTATGAATTATACTGTAACGTCGAATACAGTAATCGAATTCGAATTCAGTAGCACATCTCAAGGAGAAATACATGCTGTTGGTTTTGAAAATGATAATTCTCTTACCTCCTCCAGGTATTTTAGGGTATATGGTACACAGAACTACGGAGTTAGTAATTATGATGATTATTCAGGATCTGGAACTAAAAAGTATACTATTCCGGTAGGGAATTTTTATACAGGTAGTATGGATAGATTAGTATTTATTAATGATAATGATGCTGGTAGTGGTAATACTTCTGTGTTTAGTAATGTAAAAGTATATGAAGGATCTTGTGGGCAATCTGCAACAGCAGAAAATTTAATTGCAGAATTAGAGTCAGCTACTCCTGTTTTAGGTAAGGATAATGAAAATGAATTATCTGGATTACAATTAACACCTAACCCAACTAAAGATAGTTTTTCATTATATATAAGTAAATATGCTACTGGTAATATATATGCGACAATCTATACGATCTTAGGTAGTAAAAAAGGAAAGATAGAACTTCGACCAGGAGTAAATACGATATCAGCTCGTAATCTGTCCTTAGGCACAGGTATTTATCTGATTAAGGTCGATGGTAGCGATGGATCTGCTACCAAGAAACTAATCGTGAATTAG
- a CDS encoding DUF4870 domain-containing protein → MRQDRSLLVITHLSQLLDLITGFGGFIVPLILWLTQRERVSAMDEHGKSIMNFQISMFIYAIICIPLILLFGLGLLGLALIALLCFIFPIINAVKVNNGEEPSYPLSMHIIK, encoded by the coding sequence ATGAGACAGGACAGATCGTTATTAGTTATTACCCATTTATCACAATTATTAGATCTTATCACCGGATTCGGAGGGTTTATAGTGCCTCTGATATTGTGGTTAACTCAGAGAGAAAGAGTTTCAGCAATGGATGAGCATGGAAAATCAATTATGAATTTTCAGATAAGTATGTTCATCTATGCAATTATCTGTATTCCTTTGATATTATTATTTGGACTAGGGCTACTGGGATTAGCTCTTATTGCATTGCTATGCTTTATATTCCCTATTATTAATGCAGTAAAAGTAAATAATGGAGAAGAGCCTTCATATCCACTATCTATGCATATTATAAAATAA
- the mnmE gene encoding tRNA uridine-5-carboxymethylaminomethyl(34) synthesis GTPase MnmE, translating to MIVQDTIVALATPSGAGAIAVIRVSGKDAITICSPLFQSVSGKELSAQKSHTIHLGHIVDENRVLDEVLVSIFKGSNSYTGEPTIEISCHGSVYIQQEIIQLLLRKGCRMANAGEFTLRAFINGKLDLSQAEAVADLIASDSEASHQIAMQQMRGGFSNEIQKLRDELLNFASLIELELDFAEEDVEFADRTQFKDLIARIINVLKRLIDSFAVGNVIKNGIPVAIVGEPNVGKSTLLNALLNEERAIVSDIAGTTRDTIEDEITIGGIGFRFIDTAGIRETKDVVESIGIQKTFEKIEQAQVVIYLVDSSQLTVDSLLQLKTEIGKIKNKYPQKPLVIVANKVDKLDDDQISNLKSEIENIHLLSAKQNIGVEELQNKLLEFVNTGALRNNETIVTNSRHYDALLKALEEIQKVQYGLDSGLSGDLMAIDIRQALYHFGEITGEITSDDLLGNIFANFCIGK from the coding sequence ATGATCGTACAAGACACTATAGTAGCATTAGCAACCCCATCGGGAGCCGGGGCTATTGCGGTCATTCGCGTCTCTGGGAAAGACGCCATTACTATTTGCTCTCCTTTATTTCAATCTGTTAGTGGAAAAGAACTAAGTGCTCAAAAAAGTCATACTATCCATTTGGGACATATTGTTGATGAAAACAGAGTCTTAGATGAAGTTTTGGTATCTATTTTTAAAGGCTCTAATTCATATACTGGTGAGCCCACTATAGAGATTTCTTGTCACGGTTCTGTATATATTCAACAGGAAATTATTCAATTATTACTGCGGAAAGGATGTCGAATGGCTAATGCCGGAGAGTTTACATTACGTGCATTTATTAATGGAAAACTAGACCTTTCTCAAGCAGAAGCCGTGGCCGATCTTATTGCGTCTGATTCTGAAGCTTCTCATCAAATTGCAATGCAACAAATGCGAGGTGGTTTTTCTAATGAGATTCAAAAACTAAGAGATGAACTCCTTAATTTTGCTTCCTTAATAGAACTAGAGCTAGATTTTGCCGAAGAAGATGTAGAATTTGCAGATCGCACTCAGTTTAAGGATCTAATCGCCAGAATTATAAACGTATTAAAGCGCCTTATTGATTCTTTTGCAGTTGGTAATGTTATCAAAAACGGGATTCCGGTAGCTATTGTAGGAGAACCTAATGTTGGGAAGTCTACCTTACTTAACGCCTTGCTAAACGAAGAAAGAGCCATTGTATCAGATATTGCAGGAACCACTCGTGATACTATAGAAGATGAAATTACTATTGGTGGAATCGGTTTTAGATTCATAGACACTGCAGGGATACGAGAAACCAAAGATGTAGTAGAAAGCATAGGTATCCAAAAGACATTTGAAAAAATCGAACAAGCACAAGTAGTTATATATTTGGTCGACAGTTCACAACTAACAGTAGATAGCTTATTACAATTAAAGACTGAAATAGGAAAAATAAAAAATAAGTATCCTCAAAAGCCACTAGTAATTGTTGCTAATAAGGTTGATAAACTTGATGATGATCAAATTTCAAATCTGAAATCTGAAATCGAAAATATCCACCTGCTTTCTGCAAAACAAAATATTGGAGTTGAAGAATTACAAAATAAGCTTCTTGAATTTGTAAATACTGGTGCTTTGCGTAACAATGAAACCATAGTGACTAATTCTCGTCATTATGATGCTCTATTAAAAGCTCTAGAAGAAATCCAAAAAGTACAATACGGCCTTGATTCTGGGCTTTCGGGAGATCTTATGGCTATAGACATTCGACAGGCGTTATATCACTTTGGAGAAATCACTGGAGAAATTACCAGTGATGATTTATTAGGTAATATCTTTGCTAATTTCTGTATCGGGAAATAG
- a CDS encoding P-II family nitrogen regulator: protein MKKIEAIIRRSKYRVVKEALHNKGVMFFSYWDVTGVGHEQKGSVYRGISYSTTDIQRRYLSIVVNDDFEEVAISAILEAAKTGEVGDGKIFVSDIKEAYRIRTSEKGSETLN, encoded by the coding sequence ATGAAGAAAATAGAAGCAATTATCAGGAGATCAAAATACCGAGTTGTAAAAGAGGCCTTACACAATAAAGGTGTTATGTTTTTCTCGTATTGGGATGTAACCGGAGTTGGACATGAACAAAAAGGAAGTGTCTATAGAGGGATTTCTTATAGCACAACAGATATTCAAAGAAGGTATTTATCTATTGTTGTAAATGATGATTTTGAAGAAGTTGCAATCTCTGCAATTCTCGAAGCTGCAAAAACCGGAGAAGTTGGTGACGGAAAAATCTTTGTTTCTGACATCAAAGAAGCCTATAGGATTCGTACTTCTGAAAAAGGTAGTGAAACATTAAACTAA
- a CDS encoding ammonium transporter, whose product MELLTTNNVWMMMCTALVFFMHLGFSFLEIGLTRQKNTINILFKNVFIICVGLLLYYIGGFNLMYPGFEDGDFGFLKFAGFGITPPENGMTPEYASGGYTWWTDFLFQGMFAATAATIVSGAVAERIKQGAFMIFTILYVGVVYPIVGSWQWGNGFLSTLKIGEAKGFYDFAGATLVHSVGGWAAIVAIILLGARIGKFSFEGRPQAIPGHNIPLAAAGVLILWLGWFGFNGGSVLSADPASTSLVLVTTCLAAAAGGVGAFVLSTILYKNYDLTMFLNGILGGLVGITAGADLMSPNEAVFIGLLAGIIIIFGVALVDKLKLDDPVGAIAVHLICGIWGTLAVGLFGDKASFDQFLVQGLGVLIVGSFCLTTAFAIIFTLKKTIGIRVSEKEEIDGLDSHEHGMDAYPDFRINQH is encoded by the coding sequence ATGGAACTTTTAACCACAAACAATGTATGGATGATGATGTGTACCGCACTCGTATTTTTCATGCACTTAGGGTTTTCTTTTTTAGAAATAGGATTAACTCGTCAAAAAAACACAATTAATATATTATTTAAAAATGTATTTATCATCTGTGTAGGTCTATTATTATACTACATTGGTGGTTTTAATCTCATGTATCCAGGATTCGAGGATGGAGATTTTGGTTTTTTAAAATTTGCAGGATTTGGCATCACTCCTCCCGAGAATGGAATGACTCCTGAATATGCCAGCGGAGGATACACCTGGTGGACAGATTTCTTATTTCAAGGAATGTTTGCTGCCACTGCAGCTACAATAGTTTCTGGTGCTGTAGCAGAACGCATTAAGCAAGGAGCATTTATGATATTCACTATACTGTATGTTGGTGTAGTATACCCTATAGTAGGTTCCTGGCAATGGGGAAATGGATTTTTATCTACTTTAAAAATTGGTGAAGCCAAAGGGTTTTATGACTTTGCAGGTGCTACACTTGTTCACTCTGTTGGTGGATGGGCTGCGATAGTAGCAATTATCCTATTAGGTGCAAGAATTGGTAAATTTAGTTTTGAAGGAAGACCACAAGCTATTCCCGGACACAATATCCCTCTCGCAGCAGCTGGTGTGCTTATTCTTTGGTTAGGATGGTTTGGGTTTAATGGTGGATCTGTGCTCTCTGCTGATCCTGCCAGTACCTCATTAGTATTAGTAACCACTTGTCTCGCAGCTGCTGCAGGCGGAGTTGGGGCATTTGTACTTTCTACCATCTTATACAAAAACTATGATCTTACTATGTTCTTAAATGGTATCCTGGGAGGCTTGGTAGGAATAACAGCCGGAGCTGATTTAATGTCTCCAAACGAAGCTGTATTTATTGGTTTACTCGCTGGTATAATTATCATATTTGGTGTAGCATTGGTAGATAAATTAAAACTAGATGACCCTGTAGGTGCAATAGCGGTTCATCTGATCTGTGGTATCTGGGGAACTTTGGCCGTAGGTCTTTTTGGAGATAAAGCCAGTTTTGATCAGTTTTTAGTTCAAGGTCTCGGCGTACTCATTGTTGGGAGTTTTTGCCTAACAACAGCTTTTGCTATCATATTTACCCTTAAAAAAACTATAGGAATCCGAGTTTCGGAAAAAGAAGAAATTGACGGATTAGATAGTCACGAACATGGTATGGATGCCTATCCAGATTTTAGAATTAACCAACACTAG